The proteins below are encoded in one region of Scyliorhinus torazame isolate Kashiwa2021f chromosome 16, sScyTor2.1, whole genome shotgun sequence:
- the reep3b gene encoding receptor expression-enhancing protein 3 isoform X2: protein MFKQDRHIVIFKVRWMMYWIVFALYTVLETFADLMVSWFPLYYELKVAFVIWLLSPYTRGASLLYRKFLHPLLSSRERDIDEYISQAKDRSYDTMVKFGKQGLNLAATAAVSAAVKSQGAITERLRSLSMHDLTAIQGDEPVGHRSITSAADTRKKVKRLPKEISSRHFDFDDEMDDQEHSEVEHDGAHSDDEIATQKYLRRSQSLKVKQRGHRREARYGSLKLRTKKRPQCSYITTG, encoded by the exons GTTCGTTGGATGATGTACTGGATTGTTTTTGCCCTTTACACCGTACTTGAAACTTTTGCAGATCTCATGGTATCTTG GTTTCCACTGTACTATGAACTTAAAGTTGCATTTGTTATCTGGTTGCTGTCTCCATACACTCGAGGAGCAAGTTTACTTTACAGAAAGTTTCTACATCCTCTTCTCTCCTCACGTGAGCGA GATATTGATGAATATATTAGTCAAGCCAAAGATCGAAGCTATGACACTATGGTGAAGTTTGGAAAGCAAGGTCTAAACTTAGCTGCAACTGCTGCTGTGTCTGCAGCAGTGAAG AGTCAAGGTGCAATTACCGAGAGGCTGAGAAGTTTAAGTATGCATGATTTAACAGCAATACAAGGTGATGAGCCAGTAGGACATCGCTCCATAACTAGTGCTGCAGATACTAGAAAGAAGGTGAAACGTCTGCCGAAGGAGATATCTA GCAGGCATTTTGATTTTGATGATGAAATGGATGACCAGGAACACTCCGAGGTAGAGCACGATGGTGCTCATTCGGATGATGAGATCGCCACGCAAAAATACCTCCGACGATCGCAAAGCCTTAAAGTGAAACAAAGAGGCCATCGTAGAGAG GCTCGGTATGGATCACTGAAACTGAGAACAAAGAAGAGACCCCAATGTAGCTACATCACCACTGGATAA